In Colletotrichum destructivum chromosome 1, complete sequence, the sequence CCAGTCAGTCCTTGCGTCTCTGTCAGGTTTGCACATGGTCGTCGTACTTGGCCGCAACCCAGGTCATCTTCTTTGGCTCCGCCTTGCCGTGACGTTCCAGCCGCTCCATGGCAAGCTGGGCGTGTTCCTTCTTGAACCAAAACGCTCGCGGGTTGGGATCGTTGGGAGTATCGGGCAGCAACACAAAGCCCAGAGCACCCACAACAACGGTCATGATGGCGTTGACGATGAACAACCAGCGCCAGCCGGGCATTCCTGGAGATTCAGTGTGTCAGCCATAAACGGGCGCCCAAACCCTGACCGGAAGAAGATGTGCCTATACCGTGTAGTCCATGCATGGAGCTCCGAATCGCAACCTGCAACGCGCCCGACATCATCGACCCGACAGCTTGGCACGAGTGGTAAAAACCCATACGCTTGGCGAGCTCCGACGGTGTGTACCAGTACATCAACAGCGTCATCATACCCGGCCAAGCGCTGCTTTCGCAgagaccgaggaggacgcggagCGCGTACACCTGCTGCGCGTTTTTGACGAGGGCGAACATGCCTGTGATGATGCCCCAGCAGACTTCGAGTCCAGAGAGCCAGTAGCTCGGGCGAACGTACGTCAGAATGATTTGAGAGGGGATGAGCATGATGCAGTACGCGACATTGAAGTATGTTGTGAAGCTGGGGCAAGGAGTTAGCGTTCGAACCCGGGGCTGGTGTCGGACAGAACGGACTAGTTCAACTCATTCCCGTAGAGGTTGAGATCCTCTTTCATGCCGGAAACATAAGCATTGCTGATGTTGGTTTGGTCGAGGTCTTGATGAGTTTGTCAATCAGCCGAGCCTTTCCACTCTCCTGACTGCGTTCAGCTGCGAAGCCACTTACACTTGATCACTGCAGACCAAGTTAGCTCAGTGCCGACACGAACCAGAATTAAGGCTTTACCTTGAGAAACACATCCGAATGTCATCAAGAAGATGTCCAGTCTGAGCAAAAATTTGAGCGTCATTCAACTTGGCATTGCGAATGAGATAAGCTAACCGTCTGACAAGTTTCTTCTCCTCCGGCGTCCGCTCGTGGCGTGTCGCGAAGGCAAGGTTGCCGAGGTTCATGTCGTCTGAGGCCTCGTTGGAGATTCCAACAAAGTAGCTAGCTAGATGGTACGTGAAAGAAATCGCGGGGCACGGGGCTTTGGACAAAGTCACCACACACAAGTCTATATACGGCCTGCATCCTTCCTATCTCAGGTCTCGGGGACGTGTTTTCCAGATAGGACAAACCCGGACCGGGGCCCTCTTACCCCACGTCAGTTGGGATCTTCTATCTCCCCAACCCCCCGCTGTATCTGCAGAAGTTCCTTCGTCACCTGATGGCGAGTTGCAATGTTGTTGGGGACCTGGAGATAGTGTCCCGGGAACGAGGGGGCTGCCGATACACAACGGGGGCCAAGCTCCTATTGGatcggccttggccgcccGACAGACGGCGGGTCCCCCGGCGACGGAGCGACCCCGCGACTGGTGAGCTAGCAGGGTCACATTGGGCATTATGCCTGTGTTGCAAGGGAGATCTGGCATGCTTGCACCGTCTTTCTTCCTGCTGTTGAAATTGCAGATGGTAACAATGACTCGGCGCGAGACAGGTCGCTGGAAAAGTCTATGTATGGTCTCATGGATATGGGAGCGGAGCGGTCTCCGCTGCGTAGGCCAGTCGCCGACTCCCTCttccccgcccgcccgccggcggcgacagtTCGGTGCCCTCCCGCTTTCCAAAAAAGGATCGGACCGTGACTCCAATGGCCCTTGTCTTTGACTCAATTGCTAGGCGAACCTTGCATACTCGACCTGCGAGGTCGGAGCATGGCCCGATAAGAATCACTCGAAGTGTGGTCAGTAGTCTGCTCGGTAGGACCAGCCAATAAAGGCGTAAAGTACTTCGCAACCAGCCCACGCT encodes:
- a CDS encoding Putative major facilitator superfamily, MFS transporter superfamily, which codes for MNLGNLAFATRHERTPEEKKLVRRLDIFLMTFGCVSQDLDQTNISNAYVSGMKEDLNLYGNELNYFTTYFNVAYCIMLIPSQIILTYVRPSYWLSGLEVCWGIITGMFALVKNAQQVYALRVLLGLCESSAWPGMMTLLMYWYTPSELAKRMGFYHSCQAVGSMMSGALQVAIRSSMHGLHGMPGWRWLFIVNAIMTVVVGALGFVLLPDTPNDPNPRAFWFKKEHAQLAMERLERHGKAEPKKMTWVAAKRAFKSWVIYFVPILYIATVLETYGNNYFNLFLKSLKNPDGSPKWTTSEVNAIPIGGSAINVVFVWIWAILSDLFMTRWTLIVAQAVIGLVICIAMSVWASHPTTTPLAVAYAANFIIFTAMGTAPLIFAWLADILPHDPEARTLIVGVSIAGYYAISAWSQVLVWPATQAPYYKYAWQSAIAIGVLVIVMTCVLRYIDVKYLKPKREQYRATVIEAAEELPRDSIDRKVKSAAIVPEV